A genomic window from Chloroflexota bacterium includes:
- a CDS encoding cupredoxin domain-containing protein → MKKAELIGAVLIWLVLLGTPAGVFAYQAYRANTAECQTINMRTYENGNPYPSPIRVKKGEPACIKLTSEDVTHGFIISDFNVNAGEIHAGKWTTIVFTPTESGTFNYVCTIVCSPMHSRVRGQIIVED, encoded by the coding sequence ATGAAAAAAGCAGAACTCATTGGCGCGGTCTTAATCTGGCTCGTTCTTCTTGGAACTCCCGCCGGCGTCTTTGCGTATCAGGCATATCGCGCCAACACGGCGGAATGCCAAACGATCAACATGCGAACGTACGAGAACGGGAATCCCTATCCCAGCCCCATCCGCGTGAAAAAAGGGGAACCGGCGTGCATCAAATTGACAAGCGAGGATGTGACGCACGGGTTTATCATCAGCGATTTCAACGTCAACGCGGGAGAGATTCACGCCGGCAAATGGACGACGATTGTATTCACGCCGACGGAATCGGGCACCTTCAACTATGTCTGCACGATTGTGTGCAGTCCGATGCACTCGCGGGTGCGCGGGCAGATCATCGTGGAGGATTGA
- a CDS encoding zinc ribbon domain-containing protein, with product MLATYEYQCDKCKSPFQVRRDWNAAATGVRCPACQSDAAHRVFSVVTTLSRGSDGAIRTIGASPCSTCTASQCRGCQSK from the coding sequence ATGCTCGCGACGTACGAATATCAATGTGATAAATGCAAATCGCCGTTTCAGGTGCGGCGTGATTGGAATGCCGCCGCGACCGGCGTTCGCTGTCCGGCGTGTCAGAGCGACGCGGCGCATCGCGTTTTCTCGGTGGTAACGACGCTCAGTCGCGGATCGGATGGGGCAATCCGAACGATTGGCGCGAGTCCGTGCAGTACTTGTACCGCATCGCAATGCCGCGGTTGCCAATCGAAATGA
- a CDS encoding 4Fe-4S dicluster domain-containing protein has translation MSNHNQPLKMSRRDFLKLAGGVAAFGFSAFVLVPQPTFPRVLLPGALLPAARFQAACNRCGKCAAVCPHDAIRQSADGLPYIDGLSGWCDLCMDCVEACPTGALLPADPQQIKLGVAEIDRNRCIAWLTAGCRLCYEKCTNLKQAITIDQDLRTYVDESRCNGCGACVNVCPQPDRSGGNIRAGRAVALKVNPNDPRT, from the coding sequence TTGTCAAATCATAATCAGCCGCTCAAAATGTCGCGGCGCGATTTTCTCAAATTAGCCGGCGGCGTTGCCGCATTCGGCTTTTCCGCGTTCGTCCTGGTTCCGCAACCGACCTTTCCGCGCGTGTTGCTTCCCGGCGCACTCCTACCCGCCGCGCGCTTTCAAGCCGCGTGTAATCGCTGCGGCAAATGCGCCGCCGTGTGTCCGCACGACGCGATTCGGCAAAGCGCGGATGGACTGCCGTACATTGATGGATTATCCGGTTGGTGCGATTTGTGTATGGATTGCGTCGAGGCGTGCCCGACCGGCGCGTTATTACCCGCCGATCCGCAACAGATCAAACTGGGTGTGGCAGAGATAGACCGCAACCGGTGTATCGCGTGGCTGACGGCTGGATGTCGCCTCTGCTACGAAAAATGTACGAACCTCAAGCAAGCGATTACGATAGACCAAGATTTACGCACGTACGTTGACGAGTCGCGTTGCAATGGATGCGGCGCGTGCGTCAACGTTTGTCCCCAGCCCGACCGCTCAGGCGGAAACATCCGGGCGGGACGCGCCGTCGCCTTGAAAGTGAATCCGAATGATCCCCGAACTTGA
- a CDS encoding 4Fe-4S binding protein — MIPELEQPIQAIARPAIKKRAQHDTWSRFRFVTTVSAIVLIALGAATNVNIGTFSSFSLGPVTIACPLGVAQIMAATQSFIPALALAGLAGVLLTILFGRAFCGWLCPGRWLFNHSPRMAKQGWKHRAWVQSGVITGVVGLAWVFHNPVFCIICPVGSICRGAVALGGGGSILPALGWLSALLSVEWFSGRSWCRDLCPVGATLSRISALNPFVKVKADSEKCRPCLACMKKCPESVNLSQATEMSTCTKCFACQGVCPRDAVEIKLINK, encoded by the coding sequence ATGATCCCCGAACTTGAGCAACCGATTCAAGCCATCGCGCGTCCAGCAATCAAAAAACGCGCGCAACATGATACCTGGTCGAGATTTCGATTTGTCACAACCGTCAGCGCGATCGTACTCATCGCGCTCGGCGCGGCGACGAATGTTAACATTGGCACGTTCTCGTCATTCAGTCTGGGTCCAGTCACGATTGCGTGTCCGCTCGGCGTCGCGCAAATAATGGCGGCGACGCAATCGTTCATCCCCGCGCTCGCACTCGCCGGACTTGCCGGTGTCTTGCTGACGATTTTGTTCGGGCGCGCGTTTTGCGGTTGGCTGTGTCCGGGACGGTGGCTGTTCAATCACTCGCCGCGCATGGCGAAACAAGGTTGGAAACATCGCGCGTGGGTGCAGAGCGGCGTCATCACCGGCGTGGTCGGTTTGGCATGGGTATTTCACAACCCGGTTTTTTGCATCATCTGCCCGGTCGGTTCGATTTGTCGCGGCGCGGTGGCGCTCGGTGGAGGTGGCAGTATCTTGCCCGCGCTGGGTTGGCTCAGCGCGCTACTCAGCGTCGAGTGGTTCAGCGGACGTTCGTGGTGTCGCGACCTGTGCCCGGTCGGCGCGACACTCAGTCGCATCAGCGCGCTGAATCCGTTCGTCAAAGTAAAAGCGGATTCGGAGAAATGTCGTCCGTGCTTGGCGTGTATGAAGAAATGCCCGGAGAGCGTCAACCTCAGTCAAGCAACCGAGATGTCCACCTGCACAAAATGTTTCGCGTGCCAAGGCGTGTGCCCGCGCGATGCGGTTGAGATCAAACTCATCAACAAGTGA
- a CDS encoding 4Fe-4S dicluster domain-containing protein, giving the protein MNSNGFTRREFLTLVGGATALSISGFILNTQTASADVRPPGALAPYELFRAACVRCGKCVSACPHQSIRQNSERLPYIDGITGWCVFCMDCGVACPTGALHPVDPHTSKLGTAVIDRNRCLPWTLSECHQCYDKCVGLQQAIKLDSQKRPSVDAARCNGCGACVTACPQSNREGRGKEFGKAITLIAG; this is encoded by the coding sequence ATGAACTCTAACGGATTTACCCGGCGTGAATTTCTCACGCTCGTCGGCGGCGCAACCGCGTTGAGTATTTCAGGTTTTATCCTGAACACCCAAACCGCGTCCGCCGATGTCCGACCACCCGGCGCACTCGCGCCCTACGAACTTTTTCGCGCGGCATGTGTGCGGTGCGGCAAATGTGTTTCCGCGTGTCCGCATCAATCCATTCGCCAAAACAGCGAACGGCTACCGTATATTGATGGCATAACCGGTTGGTGCGTTTTCTGTATGGACTGTGGCGTCGCGTGTCCGACCGGCGCGTTGCATCCGGTGGACCCGCATACGAGCAAACTAGGAACTGCCGTCATTGATCGGAATCGCTGTCTACCCTGGACTCTATCCGAGTGCCATCAATGTTACGACAAGTGTGTTGGATTGCAGCAAGCGATCAAATTGGATTCGCAAAAACGTCCGTCAGTGGATGCGGCGCGTTGCAATGGCTGCGGCGCATGCGTGACCGCGTGTCCGCAATCGAATCGTGAAGGCAGGGGCAAGGAATTTGGAAAAGCAATTACACTCATCGCCGGTTGA
- a CDS encoding 4Fe-4S binding protein: MTILALAVIAFSAHWNLGLGTFSVFGWGPLRIACPLGVAQIIAATQTIVPTLAIAGLATVILTMIFGRVFCGWFCPGRWLFNHGPRTAQQPWAAREWIQGGIIASVIGLSYVFHNPLFCIICPVGSICRGALAVSTGESLLPAFGWLSALVSVEWLSGRAWCRDLCPVGAMYSRISALNPFIKAKANPEKCRPCLACMKKCPEGMNLSQTSNLSTCTKCFACESACPRDAVEIKF, translated from the coding sequence ATGACGATCTTGGCGCTAGCCGTCATCGCGTTCAGCGCGCATTGGAACCTGGGCTTGGGTACATTTTCGGTTTTTGGTTGGGGACCGCTTCGCATTGCTTGTCCACTTGGCGTGGCACAAATCATCGCGGCAACCCAGACTATCGTTCCAACCCTGGCAATCGCCGGACTTGCCACAGTCATTTTGACGATGATCTTTGGTCGCGTGTTTTGTGGGTGGTTTTGTCCGGGACGCTGGCTTTTCAATCACGGACCGCGCACCGCGCAACAACCTTGGGCGGCGCGTGAATGGATTCAGGGCGGCATCATCGCAAGCGTGATCGGTTTATCGTACGTATTTCACAACCCGCTTTTTTGTATCATCTGTCCGGTCGGCTCGATTTGTCGCGGTGCGCTCGCAGTCAGCACAGGCGAAAGTCTGTTGCCTGCCTTCGGATGGCTCAGCGCGTTGGTCAGCGTCGAGTGGTTGAGCGGGCGCGCGTGGTGTCGCGATTTGTGTCCGGTCGGTGCGATGTACAGTCGCATCAGCGCGTTGAATCCGTTTATCAAAGCCAAAGCCAATCCGGAAAAATGTCGTCCCTGTTTGGCGTGTATGAAAAAATGTCCAGAGGGGATGAACCTCAGCCAAACCAGCAACCTGTCCACGTGCACAAAATGTTTCGCGTGCGAATCCGCGTGTCCACGCGACGCCGTAGAAATCAAATTCTAA
- a CDS encoding HAMP domain-containing protein — MSIRLRLTLWYVLVLAVILVAFSGALYAILSFSLLGEVDRTLERRAGEVQTAADAALQVQSDLRLLRTRFVLPGADVFATPGVFVQVVSFDGTVVSRSENLGDKVIQVSQAVLDRVKEGESVYVQLTSGGALLRVYVRPLTVRSQNIGAIEVAQSLQDTYATLRRLAVVIVAGIGGALLLAFVIGALLAYSALAPIDRMTQAARDIARKGDLTQRIEHKATGDELGRLAATFNEMLTRIEELFRVQQRFVADVSHELRSPLTAIRGNLDLLKRGAMEDPDERQTALDAMESESARMQRLVQDLLLLAQADAGVKVRKDVVELDTLLLDVYGQARLTQSGVKVSLGNEDQAQVLGDADRLKQLLLNLVDNAIKYTPSGGEVKLSLERDSDWVRVAIADTGVGIPAQDVSRIFDRFYRVDKARSRDPSARSGGGTGLGLAICKWIAEVHGGRIEVQSEVGKGSTFTVWLPVASR; from the coding sequence ATGTCTATTCGATTGCGTTTGACGCTTTGGTACGTCCTCGTGCTTGCCGTGATCCTCGTGGCGTTTAGCGGCGCGCTGTACGCGATCCTTTCCTTCAGTTTGCTCGGCGAAGTAGACCGCACGCTCGAACGGCGCGCCGGCGAAGTGCAAACCGCGGCGGACGCGGCGTTGCAAGTGCAAAGCGATTTGCGTTTGTTGCGCACGCGTTTTGTGTTGCCCGGCGCGGATGTGTTCGCGACGCCCGGCGTATTCGTCCAAGTCGTCTCCTTTGACGGCACCGTGGTGAGTCGGTCGGAAAACCTGGGTGACAAGGTGATCCAGGTTTCGCAAGCGGTGTTGGATCGCGTCAAGGAAGGCGAGTCGGTCTACGTGCAGTTGACGAGCGGCGGCGCGCTCTTGCGCGTGTACGTGCGCCCGTTGACCGTCCGCAGTCAGAATATTGGCGCGATCGAGGTCGCGCAATCGTTGCAAGATACATACGCGACGCTGCGCCGGCTCGCCGTGGTAATTGTCGCTGGGATCGGCGGGGCGTTGCTCCTCGCGTTTGTCATCGGCGCATTGCTGGCGTACAGCGCGCTCGCGCCGATTGATCGCATGACCCAAGCCGCGCGCGATATTGCGCGCAAGGGCGACCTGACCCAGCGCATCGAACACAAGGCGACCGGCGACGAGCTGGGTCGTCTCGCCGCGACGTTCAACGAGATGCTCACGCGCATCGAAGAATTGTTTCGTGTGCAACAACGTTTCGTCGCGGATGTGTCGCACGAATTGCGTTCGCCGCTGACTGCGATTCGCGGCAACCTCGATTTGCTCAAGCGCGGCGCGATGGAAGATCCGGACGAACGCCAGACCGCGCTCGACGCGATGGAGTCCGAATCGGCGCGGATGCAACGGTTGGTGCAGGATTTGCTTTTGCTCGCGCAAGCGGATGCGGGTGTCAAGGTTCGCAAGGATGTCGTCGAACTCGATACACTCTTGCTCGACGTGTACGGTCAGGCGCGATTGACGCAATCGGGCGTCAAGGTCTCGCTCGGCAATGAAGACCAGGCGCAGGTACTGGGCGATGCAGACCGGCTCAAGCAGTTGTTGCTCAACTTGGTGGATAACGCGATCAAGTACACGCCGAGCGGGGGCGAAGTGAAATTGTCGCTCGAACGCGATTCAGACTGGGTGCGCGTCGCGATTGCGGATACCGGCGTGGGCATTCCCGCGCAAGACGTGTCGCGCATCTTTGATCGGTTCTATCGCGTGGACAAGGCGCGCTCGCGCGATCCTTCGGCGCGCTCAGGCGGCGGCACCGGCCTAGGTCTCGCGATTTGCAAGTGGATCGCGGAAGTACACGGCGGGCGCATCGAGGTGCAGAGCGAAGTTGGCAAGGGGAGTACGTTTACGGTGTGGTTGCCGGTTGCCAGTCGCTAG